One Pullulanibacillus sp. KACC 23026 DNA segment encodes these proteins:
- the mreC gene encoding rod shape-determining protein MreC, which translates to MPPFFNNKKLIILLTSLIILVALIGFSMKEREQISWPEQFVHDTVGLFQYTFSKPARYVAGFFQNLQDIRNVYEENKVLKSHLQKYAELDSNYQVLKSQYDELKKQLNISSIPDLTDYKSYVAFVIGRSFDNWNQQITVNKGLKQGIKKGMPVVTADGFIGKVTEVSQFTSVVTLVTDPSNYNQISAEVIKSGVPIDGMIEGYDDKKNELLFKKIPIDAKITKGDKVVSSGLGKVYPQGILIGTVTKVSTDQYGLTKTAEVKPAANFNNIEYVDILERLAPSVSGGDGGS; encoded by the coding sequence ATGCCGCCCTTCTTTAATAATAAGAAGCTCATTATCCTTTTAACAAGTCTCATTATATTAGTCGCCCTCATTGGTTTTTCGATGAAGGAGCGCGAACAAATCTCCTGGCCTGAACAATTTGTTCACGACACAGTTGGGTTGTTTCAGTATACATTTTCAAAACCCGCTCGCTATGTAGCGGGTTTCTTTCAGAATTTGCAAGATATCCGAAATGTTTACGAAGAGAATAAAGTTCTTAAGAGTCATTTGCAGAAATACGCCGAGCTTGATTCCAATTATCAGGTTCTTAAGTCTCAATATGACGAATTGAAAAAGCAACTGAATATTAGCAGCATACCCGATCTAACCGATTATAAGTCTTATGTGGCATTTGTTATTGGCCGCTCTTTTGATAATTGGAACCAGCAAATTACGGTCAATAAAGGATTAAAGCAAGGCATCAAAAAAGGGATGCCTGTTGTAACAGCAGATGGCTTTATTGGTAAAGTAACGGAAGTGAGTCAATTTACCAGTGTGGTAACACTTGTAACAGATCCATCGAACTATAACCAAATCTCTGCAGAAGTCATCAAATCAGGCGTTCCAATCGATGGAATGATTGAAGGCTATGATGATAAGAAAAATGAGCTGTTATTTAAGAAAATCCCAATTGATGCTAAAATTACCAAAGGAGACAAGGTGGTTTCCTCTGGGCTTGGAAAAGTCTATCCTCAAGGTATCTTAATTGGAACAGTAACAAAAGTGAGCACAGATCAATATGGATTAACGAAGACAGCAGAAGTGAAACCCGCTGCAAATTTTAATAATATTGAATACGTGGATATTTTAGAACGGCTCGCCCCATCCGTATCTGGAGGCGATGGGGGATCATGA